A genomic stretch from Procambarus clarkii isolate CNS0578487 chromosome 14, FALCON_Pclarkii_2.0, whole genome shotgun sequence includes:
- the LOC138364701 gene encoding general transcription factor II-I repeat domain-containing protein 2-like — protein MHTTTTGEDIFNEVSKTMTEYNLEWKQVQCVTIDGGKNMSGTKKGLVGQITTACEVGGFSKPIFLHCLIHQQALCLKYVNMSCVMKPVVSVVNFIRSHALNHRQFRDFLKEIDAEFVNLPYYTAVRWLSCGKVLLHFFELRLEIDLFLTEKNKPQPLLSECEWIWKLAFFADMTGHMNNLNLKLQGKTNLISDYFVHVKAFRAKFALLEGQVKVKNFAHFPCCEKFHAESKVEFPLSFANEIISDLKKQFQKRFADLDAKANEIKLFHNPFDCNAENLPTQFQMEIIDLQADDRLKDKYREGNLIEFYKCLQPDQFPNLIKFACSFVSIFSSTYLCEQTFSKMKYVKSNYRANLSDDHLKSILTIGSSNLEPDFNEILKSKRQYHSSH, from the exons atgcacaccacaacaactggagaggacattttcaatgaagtaagtaaaactatgacagaatataacctggaatggaaacaagtgcagtgtgtgacaattgatggaggaaagaatatgtctgggacaaagaagggtttggttgggcaaattacaacagcttgtgaggttggaggattctcaaaacccatttttctgcattgccttatccatcaacaagcattgtgcctaaaatatgttaatatgtcttgtgtcatgaaacctgttgtttctgtggttaatttcattagatctcatgcactcaaccatcgccagttccgtgatttcttgaaagaaattgatgcggagtttgttaacttgccttattatacagcagttagatggcttagttgtggaaaggttttgctgcatttctttgagctcagattagaaattgatttatttctcacagagaaaaataaacctcagccattattatcagaatgtgaatggatttggaaattggcattttttgcagatatgacag gtcatatgaataacttgaatctgaaattgcaaggcaaaacaaatttgatcagtgactactttgttcatgtcaaggcattcagagcaaaatttgcgctacttgaaggccaggtgaaggttaagaattttgctcattttccatgttgtgaaaaatttcatgcagaaagtaaagttgaatttcctctttcatttgcaaatgaaataatttcagatttgaaaaaacagtttcagaagcgatttgctgaccttgatgccaaagcaaatgaaatcaagctctttcataatccatttgactgcaatgctgaaaatcttccaactcaatttcaaatggaaattattgatctccaggcagatgacagactgaaagataagtatagagaaggaaatctaattgagttttataaatgcctgcagccagatcagttcccaaatttaataaagtttgcttgtagttttgtgtccatttttagttcaacatacttgtgtgaacaaactttttccaaaatgaagtatgtgaaatctaactatcgagcaaatttgtctgatgatcacttgaaatcaattcttacaattggctcatctaatctggaacctgattttaatgaaattttgaagtcaaaacgacagtatcattcgtcacactaa